In Cyanobacteriota bacterium, the genomic window AGTTCGTTATCCACAGGAGTATCGTCCGAATCTGGCAGGTCGGCAGCAGTGGGCAGATGAATTAGATCGTCTGGATTAAATAGGTGGATCATGGCATGAACATACTGTCAACTAGTAACGGATAGATTACTCAGCAATAAACCAGTAATAGTCGCCAGTGTACCCTACATCCTGAAACAGCTTCACCCAATCATCTACATGCATGTAGGTTAGGGCTGTCAGGTTCCACTTCAGCATATTTTCTTTTTCCTTG contains:
- a CDS encoding class I SAM-dependent methyltransferase — protein: DLVISINTVHNLPLEECKQALREIQRVSRAHAFVTVDAWRNDKEKENMLKWNLTALTYMHVDDWVKLFQDVGYTGDYYWFIAE